GCCCAAGAAGGTCACGTCTTCAACGTGAGCGGCGGCAACTTGCGCGGCTTCGAGCTCGGACTCGGTGTTTAGCCCGTAGCCGGTCTTGGTTTCAAAGGTGGTGGTGCCCCCGGCGTGGCCTGCCTGGATGCGCTCAACCAGAAGTCGCTCTAGGCGCTGCGCGCCGGCGGAACGCGTGGCTTCCATCGTGACGGCAATGCCACCGGCGGCGTAGTCGGAGCCGGCCATTCGTGCTTCGAATTCTTCAGCACGGTTGCCGTCAAAAATCATGTGGGTGTGCGAATCCACCCAGCCGGGCAGCACGGCGCGGTTGCCGCAGTCGATGTGCTCAGCCGCAGCGTAGTCGGCGGGAACCTCGCTGGCAGGGCCGACCCACACGATAACCCCGCCGTCTTCCACGAGTGCTGCGTCCTTGATGGTTCCGGCATCGGACACGGTACGAAGTTCAGAGATGTTTGTAAACAGCTTCATGTCATTGTCCTTGTTTCTTATTTCAAAGTCTCATTTTTCAAAGTCTCATTGCCAAAGCAGCCTTAGTAGATAAGGGTATCTATCTAAGGCTGCTTAAAGTGTGTGTTTAGTCTTCGCGGGAATGGAACTGCATCGGGATGCGTACGCCGCGCTCATCAGCAACTTCCTTGGCACGGTTGTAACCGGCGTCAACGTGGCGGATAACGCCCATGCCTGGGTCATTGGTTAGAACGGCGCGCAGCTTCGCTGCGGCCAATTCGGTGCCGTCGGCCACAGATACCTGGCCGGCGTGGATGGAGCGACCCATGCCCACGCCACCACCGTGGTGGATGGACACCCAGGTCGCGCCGGAAGACACGGCGGTCATGGCGTTGAGCAGTGGCCAGTCAGCCACGGCATCGGTGCCATCGAGCATGGCTTCGGTCTCACGGTATGGGGATGCCACGGAGCCGGAGTCAAGGTGGTCGCGGCCGATGGCGATTGGTGCAGAAACCTTGCCGTCACGCACGAGCTCGTTGAACAACAGGCCGGCCTTGTGACGCTCGTCGTAGCCGAGCCAGCAGATACGTGCTGGCAGGCCTTCGAATTCGACGTATTCTGCGGCGGCGTCGAGCCAGTTGTGCAGGTGCTCGTTTTCTGGGAAGAGCTCCTTGAGCGCGGCGTCGGTGACTTTGATGTCTTCTGGGTCGCCTGACAGTGCTGCCCAGCGGAATGGGCCAAGGCCCTCGCAGAACAGCGGGCGGATGTAGGCAGGAACGAATCCTGGGAATTCGAAGGCACGGGTGTAGCCAGCGTGGCGAGCCTCATCACGGATGGAGTTGCCGTAGTCAAAGACTTCCGCGCCGGCGTCCTGGAATTCCACCATTGCTTGGACCTGCGCGGCCATGGATTCGCGGGCCTTCTTGGTGAAGGTTTCAGGATCAGCCTCGGCTTCTGTGTGCCAGTTCTCCATGCTGATTTCCGTTGGCAGGTAGCTGAGCGGATCGTGCGCGGAGGTTTGGTCCGTAACAATGTCCACAGTGAATTCGCC
This region of Corynebacterium casei LMG S-19264 genomic DNA includes:
- a CDS encoding urocanate hydratase, translated to MSQPREVRAPRGTELNAKSWQTEAPLRMLMNNLDPEVAERPEDLVVYGGTGKAARNWEAFDAIVETLKDLESDETLLVQSGKPVGVWKTNEWAPRVLLANSNLVGDWANWEHFRKLEDEGLMMYGQMTAGSWIYIATQGILQGTYETFGAIARKRFNDTLAGTFTLTGGCGGMGGAQPLAVTLNGGAVLIVDVDETRLKRRQSKRYLDEVTSNIDEALKLVLDAKEEKRALSVGLVGNAAEVFPEILRRHKAGEFTVDIVTDQTSAHDPLSYLPTEISMENWHTEAEADPETFTKKARESMAAQVQAMVEFQDAGAEVFDYGNSIRDEARHAGYTRAFEFPGFVPAYIRPLFCEGLGPFRWAALSGDPEDIKVTDAALKELFPENEHLHNWLDAAAEYVEFEGLPARICWLGYDERHKAGLLFNELVRDGKVSAPIAIGRDHLDSGSVASPYRETEAMLDGTDAVADWPLLNAMTAVSSGATWVSIHHGGGVGMGRSIHAGQVSVADGTELAAAKLRAVLTNDPGMGVIRHVDAGYNRAKEVADERGVRIPMQFHSRED